In the Nocardioides marmotae genome, GGCTCACCCTGCTCGACGGCACCGGCGCCACGGTGGACCTCGGCAACGCCCGGATGGAGATCCGGCCCTCGGGCGCCAAGAAGAAGTAGCACCCGCTCCACCCCGACGGGGTCGTGCGCCTGCGGGCGCACGGCCCCGTCGTCGTCTCCGGCGTCGTCTCCGGCGTCGTCTCCGGGTGGCTGGTTCCTCACAGGCCACATCGCGGGACCGCCGCTCCTGCGCCGCCGCCGCGGGCGTTGACTGGGCGCCGTGGCATTCTCGGGAGGTACGACGATCGGCACGGCGCGCCGCTGGGCGATGCTCGCCGCGAGCACCCTGGCCCAGGGCGCGGCCTCGGTGATGATCCACGGCCCGGCCTTCCTCATCCCCGCGCTGCACGACCAGGTCGGGCTCTCGCTGCCCGAGGCCGGCGTGGTCGCGGCCGCGCCGACCGTGGGCGTGATGCTCACCCTCGTGCTGTGGGGCCTGGTGGTCGACCGCCGCGGCGAGCGCTTCGTGCTGCTCACCGGCCTCGGCGCCACCGCGCTGGTCGGTGCCCTGGCCACCCTCGCCGACAGCACCGTCCTGCTCACGCTCGCCCTGCTGCTGGCCGGCGCCGCGGCGGCGAGCACCGGCTCGGCCAGCGGCCGCGTCGTGGTCGGGTGGTTCCCGCCCGAGCGGCGCGGGCTGGCGATGGGCGTCCGGCAGATGGCCCAGCCGGTCGGCGTCGGGATCGCCGCGGTCTCCATCGCCGTCGTCGCCGAGCGGCAAGGGATCGCCGCGGCCCTGTGGGTCCCGGCGGTCGCCGCGGCCCTCGCCGCCCTCGTCGTCGCCGCGGTCGTCGTCGACCCGCCGCGACCCGACCCGCGCGCCGAGCGCGCGGCGAACCCGTACCGCACCGACTCCTACCTCGCGCGGATCCACGGCGTCTCGGTCCTGCTCGTGGTGCCGCAGTTCCTCGTGTGGACCTTCGCCTTCGCCTGGCTGGTCCAGGAGCGCGACTGGTCCGCGGCCGCCGCCGGCGGGCTCGTCGCCGGCGCGCAGGTCCTCGGCGCGCTCGGCCGGATCGCGGCCGGCTGGCTCTCCGACGTCGTCGGCGCCCGGATGCGCCCGCTGCGCTGGGTCGCGGTCGCGGCCGGGGTCTCGATGGGCCTGCTCGGGGTCGCCGCCGGCCTCGACGCCGCGGTCGCCGTGCCGCTGGCCGTCATCGCCACCGTCATCACCGTCGCCGACAACGGTCTGGCCTTCACCGCCGTCGCGGAGCGCTCCGGCCCGTCGTGGAGCGGCCGCGCCCTCGGCGTGCAGAACACCGCGCAGTACCTCACCGCCTCCGCCGTCCCGCCCGTCGCCGGCGCCGTCGTCGCGACCTG is a window encoding:
- a CDS encoding MFS transporter — translated: MAFSGGTTIGTARRWAMLAASTLAQGAASVMIHGPAFLIPALHDQVGLSLPEAGVVAAAPTVGVMLTLVLWGLVVDRRGERFVLLTGLGATALVGALATLADSTVLLTLALLLAGAAAASTGSASGRVVVGWFPPERRGLAMGVRQMAQPVGVGIAAVSIAVVAERQGIAAALWVPAVAAALAALVVAAVVVDPPRPDPRAERAANPYRTDSYLARIHGVSVLLVVPQFLVWTFAFAWLVQERDWSAAAAGGLVAGAQVLGALGRIAAGWLSDVVGARMRPLRWVAVAAGVSMGLLGVAAGLDAAVAVPLAVIATVITVADNGLAFTAVAERSGPSWSGRALGVQNTAQYLTASAVPPVAGAVVATWGYAVAFGAAALLPLLAAPLVPVAEERELA